Proteins from a genomic interval of Plasmodium sp. gorilla clade G2 genome assembly, chromosome: 10:
- a CDS encoding endonuclease, putative has translation MTIKGLVRFINKKIPSTIKKIDDINSFKGKKFIIDGTFFIYKFMYVAWKHIINDKNRDLKYKANELATHILIRQYIIKKSIELLKNQHEYFKSLKINTLYIIEDIGARCELQPVDYKCKKHVWKERETIRKKKNLFDILNVDSSKNSILKSNDNINVNDSNIINNTFKKNNIVNNFLCDQKNNISNICEKKNLKKKNQMEIIVDEDGIHDLFKKNIFIKINSKTANDIYNYLLLENIPIFITKNDAEKECAIQCSHERDIVVSDDTDALAFGAPNLIRFITNKKKRHIINKEELLNELNINYEQFIDFCILSGCDYSAKIPGIGPVKAHEIIKKYKTIETFLESNAFNKYKNSKLFNQKLNGTSMSLNDYILNEFTYEQARKVFFNSY, from the coding sequence atgacCATCAAAGGACTGGTAAgatttataaataagaaaattcCTAGTACCATAAAAAAGATTGATGACATAAATAGTTTTAAGGGTAAAAAGTTTATAATCGATggaacattttttatttataaatttatgtatGTTGCGTGGaagcatataataaatgataaaaaccgtgatttaaaatataaggCGAATGAATTAGCAACgcatatattaataagacaatatattattaaaaaaagtattGAATTGTTGAAAAATCAAcatgaatattttaaatccTTAAAAATTAACACACTTTATATAATTGAAGATATTGGAGCGCGGTGTGAATTACAACCTGTTGACTACAAATGTAAAAAGCATGTATGGAAAGAAAGAGAAactattagaaaaaaaaaaaatttatttgatattttaaatgtaGATTCTTCAAAAAATAgtattttaaaaagtaatgataatattaatgtaaatgatagtaatataattaataatacttttaaaaagaataatattgttaataattttttatgtgaccaaaagaataatataagtaatatttgtgaaaagaaaaatttaaaaaaaaagaatcaaATGGAAATTATTGTAGATGAAGATGGTATACATGATttatttaagaaaaatatatttataaaaataaattccaAAACAGCTAATGATATttacaattatttattaCTAGAAAATATCCCCatatttattacaaaaaatgaTGCAGAAAAAGAATGTGCAATTCAATGTTCTCATGAAAGAGATATTGTTGTATCAGATGATACCGACGCCTTAGCATTTGGTGCACCTAATTTAATAAGatttataacaaataaaaaaaaaagacacataattaataaagaagaacttttaaatgaattaaatataaattatgagCAATTCATagatttttgtattttatcaGGATGTGACTATAGTGCAAAAATTCCTGGTATTGGTCCTGTAAAAGCCcatgaaattataaaaaaatataaaactattGAAACATTTCTAGAATCAAAtgcttttaataaatataagaattcCAAATTATTTAATCAAAAATTAAATGGAACATCAATGTCtttaaatgattatattCTAAATGAATTTACCTATGAGCAGGCAAGAaaagttttttttaattcctaCTAA
- a CDS encoding 26S protease regulatory subunit 4, putative — MGNTPGGMNNPYGFLGKKDDKDKGKEKDKEKKKLESVPISHMGKKKKKNKGTSGHSKLPNVTPNTKCRLKLLKLERIKDYLLLEEEYITNQEQIKSSDDKNYVKLKIDDLRGSPMSVGTLEELIDENHGIIATSVGPEYYVNILSFVDKDLLEPGCSVLLNNKTNSVVGILLDEVDPLVSVMKVEKAPLESYADIGGLESQIQEIKEAVELPLTHPELYEDIGIKPPKGVILYGPPGTGKTLLAKAVANETSATFLRVVGSELIQKYLGDGPKLVREMFKVAEEHAPSIVFIDEIDAVGTKRYEATSGGEREIQRTMLELLNQLDGFDSRGDVKVIMATNRIDSLDPALIRPGRIDRKIQLPNPDTKTKRRIFQIHTSKMTMSPDVDLEEFVMSKDELSGADIKAICTEAGLLALRERRMKITQADLRKARDKALFQKKGNIPEGLYL, encoded by the exons atgGGAAATACTCCAGGTGGTATGAATAATCCATATGGATTTTTAG GAAAAAAAGATGATAAGGATAAAGGTAAAGAGAAAGAtaaggaaaagaaaaagctAGAAAGTGTTCCAATATCTCATATgggaaagaaaaagaaaaaaaacaaaggaACATCAGGTCATTCCAAATTACCAAATGTGACACCTAATACAAAATGTagattaaaattattaaaattagaaaggataaaagattatttattattagaagaagaatatataacaaatcaAGAACAGATTAAAAGTAGTGATGATAAGAATTAtgtgaaattaaaaattgatGATTTAAGAGGATCACCTATGAGTGTAGGTACCTTAGAAGAATTAATAGATGAAAATCATGGTATTATAGCTACATCTGTTGGTCCAgaatattatgtaaatatattatcatttgttgATAAAGATTTATTAGAACCTGGTTGTTcagttttattaaataataaaacaaatagtGTAGTTGGAATATTATTAGATGAAGTTGATCCTTTAGTATCAGTTATGAAAGTAGAAAAAGCTCCATTAGAATCTTATGCAGATATTGGTGGATTAGAATCACAAATacaagaaataaaagaagcTGTTGAATTGCCCTTGACACATCCAGAACTTTATGAAGATATAGGTATTAAACCACCTAAGGGTGTTATCTTATATGGTCCACCTGGTACTGGAAAAACGTTATTAGCTAAAGCTGTAGCTAATGAAACATCTGCTACATTTTTAAGAGTTGTAGGTTCTGaattaatacaaaaatatttaggTGATGGTCCAAAATTAGTTAGAGAAATGTTTAAAGTTGCAGAAGAACATGCACCTTCTATTGTTTTTATTGATGAAATTGATGCTGTAGGTACCAAAAGATATGAAGCTACAAGTGGAGGTGAAAGAGAAATTCAAAGAACTATGTTAGAACTATTAAACCAGTTAGATGGTTTTGATTCTAGAGGTGATGTTAAAGTTATTATGGCTACAAATAGAATAGATTCATTAGATCCTGCACTCATTCGACCAGGTAGAATTGATAGAAAAATACAATTACCTAATCCAGATACCAAAACCAAAAGAAGAATCTTTCAAATTCATACAAGTAAAATGACTATGTCTCCAGATGTAGATTTAGAAGAATTTGTTATGTCAAAAGATGAATTATCAGGTGCTGATATAAAAGCCATATGTACAGAAGCAGGTCTCTTAGCTCTTAGAGAAAGACGAATGAAAATAACTCAAGCGGATTTACGTAAGGCAAGAGATAAAGCATTATTCCAAAAGAAAGGAAACATACCCGAAGGTTtatacttataa
- a CDS encoding zinc finger C-x8-C-x5-C-x3-H type, putative has protein sequence MNVTSDIKYQFSKTKICKHFLEQKCLNTHNCNYAHVLGELRPLPNLMNTKLCRSYKKNIPCINPNCKYAHKVENLQPTTDLSTYKTSLCYFWKRKKCMNEEKCRFAHGIEEIRPLKVRTQKEIHIKEEQINDHNNHSNCNINFNSNCNSNMDELQNDNKKNIFNQEDLNNLLSHLLLIQNWSPEIKNKDKNEQQQIYTNENIVSNTSLSSNMLIQNSKEHNKEYINLSIYNKLCDENLNANYNKQLDDYIKYNSLKINDNNSTERSTTNTIQQDQYGNLFSSNDTFCDSNEDNYNDTHVPKDQDFNKHEYMNIYNHINDPIFTHISSEQPMNDEDCFDELYKSIKEEITKKYENIYIY, from the coding sequence atgaatGTAACATCCgatataaaatatcaattttctaaaacaaaaatatgcAAACATTTTCTTGAACAGAAATGTCTTAATACTCATAATTGTAATTATGCACATGTGTTAGGAGAACTGAGACCTCTTCCTAATTTAATGAATACAAAACTTTGCAGAAGCTACAAGAAAAATATCCCTTGTATTAACCCTAATTGTAAATATGCACATAAAGTTGAGAACCTACAACCTACTACAGATTTATCTACTTATAAAACAAGTCTATGTTATTTCTggaagagaaaaaaatgtatgaACGAAGAAAAATGTAGATTTGCTCACGGAATTGAAGAAATAAGACCTTTGAAAGTACGGACACAAAAAGAAATACACATAAAGgaagaacaaataaatgatcataataatcatagtaattgtaatattaattttaatagtaattgtaatagtaatatggatgaattacaaaatgataataaaaaaaatatctttaATCAAGAAGATCTAAATAATCTTTTATCACATTTATTACTCATTCAAAATTGGTCTcctgaaataaaaaataaggataaaaatgaacaacaacaaatatatacaaatgaaaatattgtaAGCAATACATCTTTATCTTCTAATATGTTAATACAAAATAGTAAGGAGCATaataaggaatatataaatctttctatatataataaattgtgTGATGAAAATCTAAATGCAAACTACAATAAACAATTagatgattatataaaatataattcattaaaaataaatgataataatagtacAGAAAGAAGTACAACAAATACTATACAACAAGATCAATATggtaatttattttcttcaaacGATACCTTTTGTGATTCAAATGAAGACAACTATAATGATACACATGTTCCAAAGGATCAAGATTTTAATAAGCATGAAtacatgaatatatataaccataTAAATGATCCTATATTCACTCACATTTCTTCTGAACAACCAATGAACGATGAAGACTGTTTtgatgaattatataaatctatAAAGGAAGAaatcacaaaaaaatatgaaaatatatatatctattaa
- a CDS encoding tubulin beta chain, producing the protein MREIVHVQAGQCGNQIGAKFWEVISDEHGIDPSGTYCGDSDLQLERVDVFYNEATGGRYVPRAILMDLEPGTMDSVRAGPFGQLFRPDNFVFGQTGAGNNWAKGHYTEGAELIDAVLDVVRKEAEGCDCLQGFQITHSLGGGTGSGMGTLLISKIREEYPDRIMETFSVFPSPKVSDTVVEPYNATLSVHQLVENADEVQVIDNEALYDICFRTLKLTTPTYGDLNHLVSAAMSGVTCSLRFPGQLNSDLRKLAVNLIPFPRLHFFMIGFAPLTSRGSQQYRALTVPELTQQMFDAKNMMCASDPRHGRYLTACAMFRGRMSTKEVDEQMLNVQNKNSSYFVEWIPHNTKSSVCDIPPKGLKMAVTFVGNSTAIQEMFKRVSDQFTAMFRRKAFLHWYTGEGMDEMEFTEAESNMNDLVSEYQQYQDATAEEEGEFEEEEGDVEA; encoded by the exons aTGAGAGAAATTGTTCATGTACAAGCTGGCCAATGTGGAAATCAAATAGGTGCAAAATTTTGGGAAGTCATTTCTGATGAGCATGGAATAGATCCC agTGGTACCTATTGTGGGGATAGTGACTTACAATTAGAAAGAGTTGATGTTTTTTACAACGAAGCAACAGGAGGTAGATATGTTCCAAGAGCTATATTGATGGACTTGGAACCTGGTACCATGGATAGTGTTCGTGCTGGTCCCTTCGGTCAATTATTTCGTCCAGATAATTTTGTATTTGGTCAGACAGGTGCAGGAAATAATTGGGCTAAAGGACATTATACTGAAGGTGCTGAATTAATAGATGCAGTTTTAGATGTAGTTAGAAAAGAAGCTGAAGGTTGTGATTGTTTACAAGGATTTCAGATTACTCATTCTTTAGGTGGTGGTACAGGTAGTGGTATGGGTACTTTGTTGATTAGTAAAATAAGAGAAGAATATCCTGATCGTATTATGGAAACTTTTTCTGTTTTTCCATCACCCAAAGTTTCTGATACAGTTGTTGAACCTTATAATGCTACATTATCAGTTCATCAATTAGTTGAAAATGCTGATGAAGTTCAAGTTATTGATAATGAAGCTTTATATGACATATGCTTTAGGACTCTTAAATTAACAACACCAACATATGGAGATTTAAATCACCTTGTATCAGCTGCTATGTCAGGTGTAACCTGTTCATTAAGATTTCCTGGTCAACTTAACAGTGACTTAAGAAAATTAGCTGTTAATTTGATTCCATTCCCACGTTTACATTTCTTTATGATTGGGTTTGCTCCTTTAACAAGTAGAGGAAGTCAACAATACAGAGCACTAACCGTACCTGAGTTAACACAACAAATGTTCGACGCAAAAAATATGATGTGTGCAAGTGATCCAAGACACGGAAGATACTTAACTGCATGCGCTATGTTCAGAGGAAGAATGTCTACAAAGGAAGTTGACGAGCAAATGTTAAACgtacaaaataaaaactcATCTTATTTTGTCGAATGGATCCCCCACAACACAAA atcaAGTGTTTGTGATATTCCACCTAAGGGATTAAAAATGGCTGTCACTTTTGTAGGAAACTCAACCGCCATTCAAGAAATGTTCAAAAGAGTTTCTGATCAATTTACTGCTATGTTTAGAAGAAAAGCCTTTTTACACTGGTATACTGGAGAGGGTATGGATGAGATGGAATTTACTGAAGCTGAATCAAATATGAATGATTTAGTTTCAGAATATCAACAATATCAAGATGCTACAGCAGAAGAGGAAGGAGAAtttgaagaagaagaaggaGACGTAGAAGCctaa
- a CDS encoding nucleolar protein 5, putative, which produces MLILVETAAGYGLFKVENNKLIESDVKDIEKCFVTSEEAKKNVSLYSFSKFKKFQNAFDETNKLMESKLGKGLKKFLKKNIIKPKLNEPLALCDKTLGGLIKKKYNINVTYTNSTQEIIRGIRTHLYELLVGVNEEDSKLLKLSLSHSLNRFKLKFSADKVDVMIVQAVGLLEDLDKEINVFSMRLKEWYGWHFPELGKVITDNKIYAKCVKIIGFRNNAKNVNLLEETTEEIQKEIKQLAEISMGTEIEDDDLNCINELADRLLELTDYRESLATYLKYRMNSIAPNLTYLVGDLVGAKLIAKAGSLMSLAKHPSSTLQILGSEKALFRALKTKSKTPKYGLIYHATLVGQTSPKLKGRISRSLAAKLSLCTRVDALGNFVEPSIAIACKSHLEKRLEYITSNLQKKLSNPNNNMKLQQQGQQNKYNPNQKNDGQNNRNSFNKRKSDFRFKRESDINNKKFIKKQKRK; this is translated from the coding sequence atgctcATTTTAGTTGAGACTGCTGCTGGATATGGACTTTTTAAAGTtgagaataataaattaattgaGTCAGATGTAAAAGATATTGAAAAATGTTTTGTTACTAGCGAAGAAGCAAAAAAGAATGTATCTTTATACAGTTTTAGtaaatttaaaaagtttCAAAATGCATTTgatgaaacaaataaattgATGGAATCAAAATTAGGTAAAGGTTTaaagaaatttttaaaaaagaatataataaaacctAAATTAAATGAGCCTTTAGCTTTATGTGATAAGACCTTAGGTGGattgataaaaaagaaatataatataaatgtaacaTATACGAATTCAACCCAAGAAATTATAAGAGGAATACGTACtcatttatatgaattattagtAGGAGTAAATGAAGAAGAttctaaattattaaaattaagtTTATCACATTCATTAAATagatttaaattaaaatttagtGCAGATAAAGTTGATGTAATGATTGTTCAGGCTGTTGGGTTATTAGAAGATCtagataaagaaataaatgttTTTTCAATGAGATTAAAAGAATGGTATGGTTGGCATTTTCCTGAATTAGGGAAAGTAATAacagataataaaatatatgctAAATGTGTAAAAATAATTGGTTTTCGAAATAATgcaaaaaatgtaaatttaTTAGAAGAAACAACAGAAGAAatacaaaaagaaataaagcAGTTAGCTGAAATATCTATGGGAACAGAAATAGAAGATGATGATTTAAATTGTATAAATGAATTAGCTGATAGATTATTAGAATTAACAGATTATCGTGAATCATTAGcaacatatttaaaatatagaatGAATTCTATAGCACCTAATTTAACATATTTGGTAGGTGATTTAGTTGGTGCAAAATTAATTGCAAAAGCGGGTTCTTTAATGTCGCTAGCTAAACATCCAAGTTCTACTCTACAAATTTTAGGTTCAGAAAAAGCTCTCTTCAGAGCATTAAAAACTAAATCGAAAACACCAAAGTATGGTCTTATATATCATGCAACATTAGTTGGACAAACATCTCCTAAATTAAAAGGAAGAATAAGTAGATCCTTGGCTGCTAAATTATCTTTATGTACTCGAGTTGATGCTCTTGGTAATTTTGTAGAACCTTCCATAGCAATTGCATGCAAATCACATTTAGAAAAAAGACTAGAATATATCACAAgtaatttacaaaaaaaattaagtaacccaaataataatatgaagtTACAACAACAAGgacaacaaaataaatataatcctAATCAAAAAAATGACGGACAAAATAATCgaaattcatttaataagAGGAAAAGTGATTTTAGATTTAAAAGGGAATctgatataaataacaaaaagtttataaaaaagcaaaaaaggaagtaa
- a CDS encoding adenylate kinase: MNENLENFSTIDLLNELKRRYACLSKPDGRYIFLGAPGSGKGTQSLNLKKSHCYCHLSTGDLLREAAEKKTELGLKIKNIINEGKLVDDQMVLSLVDEKLKTPQCKKGFILDGYPRNVKQAEDLNKLLQKNQTKLDGVFYFNVPDEVLVNRISGRLIHKPSGRIYHKIFNPPKVPFKDDITNEPLIQRADDNEDVLKKRLTVFKSETSPLISYYKNKNLLINLDATQPANDLEKKISQHIDG, encoded by the exons atGAATGAAAATTTAGAAAATTTTTCGACAATTGATTTGTTGAATGAATTAAAGAGGAGGTATGCCTGTTTGAGTAAACCAGATGGtcgttatatttttttagggGCCCCAGGATCTGGaaaa gGAACACAATCACTCAACCTTAAGAAGTCACACTGCTACTGCCATTTATCAACAGGTGATTTGTTAAGAGAAGCAGCTGAGAAAAAAACGGAACTGGGACTTAAAATTAAGAACATCATAAATGAAGGAAAATTAGTAGATGATCAAATGGTATTGTCACTAGTAGATGAGAAATTAAAAACACCTCAATGTAAAAAAGGGTTTATTCTTGATGGATATCCAAGAAATGTAAAACAAGCTGAAGATTTAAATAagttattacaaaaaaatcaAACAAAATTAGACGGtgtgttttattttaatgtACCTGATGAAGTTTTAGTTAATAGAATTAGTGGTAGATTAATTCATAAACCTTCTGGAAGAATTtatcataaaatttttaatccTCCAAAAGTTCCATTTAAAGATGATATAACAAACGAACCATTAATACAAAGAGCAGATGATAATGAagatgttttaaaaaaaagattaaCAGTTTTTAAAAGTGAAACATCACCTTTAATAAgctattataaaaataaaaatttacttATTAATTTAGACGCAACGCAGCCAGCAAATGatttggaaaaaaaaatttctcaACATATAGAcggttaa
- a CDS encoding diphthine synthase, putative, with the protein MVLYIIGLGLGNEKDITIKGKELIEKSDVVYLETYTSILFVSKEVLEETYKKNIEEVDRDFAEENCDKILDEAKTKKVSFLVVGDPLCATTHHDIILRAKKKNIQVIIIHNTSIISAIGECGMQLYNFGQIVSIPYFEDNYKPTSYYDKIYINLKNNFHTLCLLDIKVKERTVENIMRNKKIYEPPRFMTVNESIEQLLYCEDLHKKNVITKNTLGIAVIQIGTENQQIISGDLLTLKDISYNKPLHSLIICAPTLHDIEKEYFDLYLYNNMKK; encoded by the coding sequence ATGGTGTTGTATATTATCGGTTTGGGTTTAggaaatgaaaaagatataacaataaaagGTAAGGAATTAATTGAAAAATCAGATGTAGTATATCTAGAAACATATAcatctattttatttgtatctaAAGAAGTATTAGaagaaacatataaaaagaatatagaGGAGGTAGATCGTGATTTTGCAGAAGAAAATTGTGATAAAATATTAGATGAAGCAAAAACTAAAAAGGTTTCTTTTCTTGTAGTTGGAGATCCTTTATGTGCTACCACTCAtcatgatataatattaagagcaaagaaaaaaaatatccaagtaataattatacataataCATCTATAATATCAGCTATAGGAGAATGTGGCAtgcaattatataattttggtCAGATAGTTTCCATTCCATATTTTGAAGATAACTATAAACCTACTAgttattatgataaaatttatataaaccttaaaaataattttcatacTTTATGTCTCTTAGATATTAAAGTAAAAGAAAGAACTgtagaaaatattatgagaaataaaaaaatatacgaGCCTCCAAGATTTATGACAGTTAATGAATCCATTGAACAACTTTTATATTGTGAAGatctacataaaaaaaatgtaataacaAAGAATACATTAGGAATAGCTGTAATACAAATAGGAACAGAGAATCAACAAATTATATCTGGAGACTTATTAACATTAAAggatatatcatataataaaccTTTACACTCTTTGATTATTTGTGCACCTACATTACATGATATAGAAAAGGAATATTTTGATCTCTActtgtataataatatgaaaaaataa